One Mycobacterium sp. SMC-4 DNA window includes the following coding sequences:
- a CDS encoding DEAD/DEAH box helicase family protein, with protein sequence MGIGKTIEAALVATELLKVGDAHGLTVLCSPALAEQWQGELREKFGLEAELVLPSRVRRLERGLIGAESIFERYPITVVSTDFIKSARRRHEFLRTCPDLVIVDEVHTCVADSTASRSGRTQRYELIRDLAVLHG encoded by the coding sequence GTGGGCATCGGGAAAACCATCGAGGCCGCTTTGGTGGCCACCGAACTGTTGAAGGTCGGTGACGCTCACGGACTTACGGTGCTGTGCAGTCCCGCGCTGGCCGAGCAGTGGCAGGGCGAGCTCAGAGAGAAGTTCGGTCTGGAAGCAGAATTGGTGCTGCCCAGCAGGGTTCGCCGACTGGAACGCGGACTCATCGGCGCGGAGTCGATCTTCGAGCGGTACCCGATCACCGTCGTGTCCACCGACTTCATCAAGAGCGCACGCCGTCGCCACGAATTCCTTCGCACCTGCCCGGATCTGGTGATCGTCGATGAGGTCCACACCTGCGTCGCGGACTCCACCGCCAGCAGATCGGGTCGCACTCAACGCTACGAACTGATCCGCGACCTAGCTGTTCTTCACGGGTAG
- a CDS encoding helicase-related protein: MVTTPIPEVLTYFRSPRRSQPVWELHLAADPARHLILASATPHSGKDEAFRNLLGLLKPELATVDLEKKSDREQLAKHFVQRRRVDIRRYLDEDTPFPKDRLSAEVPYSLSPEYDALFTKVLDYARETVRTDEGGLARRVNWWSALALLRALASSPRAAAQTLQTRAATVAADSPEEADAIGRAIVLDQADDEALEAVDTTPGADTDAKTGNAKSRRLQAFRAAALKLEGKPDRKVTALVKSVKQLLGDGFNPIVFCRFIDTADYVAEQLGAALGKKVTVRAVTGTLPPAERVARIEELADIPGQHVLVATDCLSEGVNLQENFQAVVHYDLAWNPTRHEQREGRVDRFGQRADTVRAVTLYGRDNQIDGIVLEVLLRKHEAIRKATGVAVPVPDNSEAVVEALMEGLLLRGRDAEQLGLELDLEEKRDTLHNQWESAAARERNAQTKYAQHGIKQQEVEAELKETRATLGTNTDVAEFVDHALRALRSTVTTAESGFTATLGPLPLGLRDALPPGRKDPLHFAADLPVARGNAVLTRTDASVEAVANYVLESALDPQLPDDQRPARRCAVIRTKSVSTRTTLLVVRYRFHLHLPSRSGSRELVAEDVATLAFEGSPGKPHWLSPEAVTPLLHARPSGNVPAPQAAQFITRALDGLPDIATHLAHHGDELAARLLESHRRVRQAAADVVRGLTVTVEPGADVLGVFVYVPPAGGHQ; encoded by the coding sequence TTGGTAACCACACCGATACCGGAGGTCCTCACCTACTTCCGCTCACCACGCCGTTCACAACCTGTCTGGGAGTTACACCTAGCGGCCGACCCCGCCCGGCACCTCATCCTGGCCAGCGCCACCCCCCACAGCGGCAAGGACGAGGCGTTTCGCAACCTGCTGGGGCTGCTGAAACCCGAGTTGGCCACCGTCGACCTGGAGAAGAAGTCCGACCGGGAACAGTTGGCCAAGCACTTTGTGCAGCGCCGCCGCGTTGACATCCGCCGGTACCTCGACGAGGACACCCCGTTCCCGAAGGATCGCCTCTCCGCCGAGGTGCCCTATTCGCTGAGCCCGGAGTACGACGCGCTGTTCACCAAAGTCCTTGACTACGCCCGGGAAACGGTGCGTACCGACGAAGGCGGGCTGGCGCGGCGGGTCAATTGGTGGTCGGCGCTGGCGCTGTTGCGCGCGCTGGCCTCTTCGCCGCGCGCGGCGGCGCAGACCCTGCAGACCCGCGCGGCCACGGTCGCCGCCGACTCCCCGGAGGAGGCCGACGCCATCGGCCGGGCCATCGTGCTCGACCAGGCCGACGACGAAGCCCTGGAAGCCGTCGACACCACACCCGGCGCCGACACCGACGCGAAGACCGGAAACGCCAAATCGCGACGGCTGCAAGCATTCCGGGCCGCGGCTCTCAAGCTCGAAGGCAAACCCGACCGCAAGGTCACCGCGTTGGTGAAAAGCGTCAAGCAACTTCTGGGCGACGGATTCAACCCCATAGTGTTCTGCCGATTCATCGACACCGCCGACTACGTGGCAGAGCAACTCGGCGCGGCGCTGGGCAAGAAAGTCACCGTCCGCGCCGTCACGGGCACCCTGCCCCCCGCCGAGCGGGTTGCTCGCATCGAGGAGTTGGCGGACATCCCGGGCCAGCACGTCCTGGTCGCGACCGACTGCCTGTCGGAGGGCGTGAACCTTCAGGAGAACTTCCAGGCGGTGGTCCACTACGACCTGGCGTGGAACCCCACCCGCCACGAACAGCGGGAGGGTCGCGTGGACCGGTTCGGCCAACGGGCCGACACGGTGCGCGCGGTCACCCTCTACGGCCGTGACAACCAGATCGACGGCATCGTGCTCGAAGTCCTGCTTCGCAAGCATGAGGCGATCCGGAAGGCCACCGGCGTGGCCGTGCCGGTACCCGACAACAGTGAGGCCGTCGTGGAGGCATTGATGGAGGGACTGCTGCTGCGCGGACGCGATGCGGAGCAACTGGGTCTGGAACTCGATCTGGAGGAAAAGCGCGACACGCTGCACAACCAGTGGGAGTCCGCGGCCGCGCGGGAACGCAACGCCCAAACCAAGTACGCCCAGCACGGCATCAAACAACAGGAAGTCGAGGCGGAGCTCAAAGAGACCCGCGCCACTCTGGGCACCAACACCGACGTCGCCGAATTCGTCGACCACGCGCTGCGGGCGTTGCGGTCGACGGTGACCACCGCCGAGTCCGGGTTCACCGCCACGTTGGGGCCGTTGCCGCTGGGACTGCGTGACGCACTGCCACCCGGCCGCAAGGACCCGCTGCACTTCGCCGCCGACCTTCCGGTTGCGCGGGGGAACGCAGTACTCACCCGCACCGACGCATCGGTGGAGGCGGTCGCCAACTACGTCCTGGAATCCGCGCTCGACCCGCAGCTTCCCGACGATCAGCGGCCGGCCCGGCGCTGCGCGGTGATCCGGACGAAGTCGGTGTCGACGCGCACCACGCTGCTCGTCGTGCGCTACCGCTTCCATCTGCACCTGCCGTCCCGCTCCGGAAGTCGTGAACTGGTCGCCGAGGACGTCGCCACCCTCGCCTTCGAAGGATCGCCGGGCAAACCGCACTGGCTGTCGCCGGAAGCGGTGACACCGCTGCTGCACGCCCGACCATCCGGCAATGTCCCCGCCCCGCAGGCGGCCCAGTTCATCACCCGCGCCCTCGATGGTTTGCCCGACATCGCCACGCATCTCGCCCACCACGGCGACGAACTCGCCGCGCGACTGCTCGAGTCGCACCGCCGGGTGCGTCAGGCGGCCGCCGACGTAGTGCGCGGCCTGACAGTGACCGTCGAACCGGGCGCCGACGTCCTCGGCGTGTTCGTGTACGTGCCGCCCGCCGGAGGTCACCAGTGA
- a CDS encoding helicase-related protein yields the protein MRIIDNVNELLGDDLKGEVRPGSKLRIAASTFSIFAFEALRKELERIEELEFVFTSPSFVAADATDQLPKERRQFFIPTARDGESSLYGSQFEIRLRNQLTQRAIARECADWVRRKVRFRSNRTGAPMQQFAVIDDRVAYQPIQGFTSADLGYERGNAVSNIVTKLDESPMATQYVALFEQIWNNPNQLEDVTQSVHDHIASVYAENSPARIYFVVLYNLFSEFLEDISEDVLPNDRTGYQETQVWNSLYNFQRDAATGIINKLETYNGCILADSVGLGKTFTALAVIKYYELRNKSVLVLAPKKLAENWTNYNANLTTNIFAGDRFNYDVLAHTDLSRTKGESLGLRLDRINWGNYDLVVIDESHNFRNADYAEEKESRYQRLMRQVIREGVKTKVLMLSATPVNNRFNDLKNQLQLAYEGESDNLAQQLNLSTTVDKVFSDAQRVFNEWSKLPPETRTADRILQMLDFDFFELLDAVTIARSRKHIQAFYDTTEIGTFPKRRHPESIRQPLSDLPDVPAFNDIFAQLQVLTLAVYTPLAYVFPSRISKYEELYNVKGGTARSNIGQRGREQGLKKLMTVNLLKRLESSVEAFRLTLSKIEAAVDRTLDRLDSRTGSLTGINVDFAGLDLDVDDEDDANVEALSFGEKIKIDLNDIDTESWQRDLANDRETLRALLEEMHKVTPAHDLKLQKLKRLIEDKSANPFNPGNRKALVFSAFADTADYLYRELAPSFRGAGIQTALVTGGAHAAKTTLGTGYDFQQALTLFSPRSKQRHLTMPKETAELDLLIGTDVISEGQNLQDCDYLVNYDIHWNPVRIIQRFGRIDRIGSTNAEIQLVNFWPDISLDEYINLKERVESRMVIADLAGTADDNVLTLEDSDALFRKEQLRKLQDEVIELEDVRTGVSITDLGLNDFRMDLLGYLKEYGDLAAAPKGLHAVIPADPARGLLPGVLFALRNINADDNINRGNRLHPHYLVYLDNEGNIIADHTEAKHLLDLIRTGCRPYDEPVTDVTHIFNDTTREGAEMGTYSELLTAAIHSMIQVTEERDIDSLFTGGATTALTQAIAGLDDFELIAFIAVVDPSKGAT from the coding sequence ATGCGCATCATCGACAACGTCAACGAACTGCTCGGAGACGACCTCAAAGGTGAGGTTCGGCCGGGCTCCAAACTGCGGATCGCCGCATCGACATTTTCGATCTTCGCGTTCGAGGCGCTGCGCAAGGAGCTAGAACGGATCGAAGAGCTCGAGTTCGTTTTCACATCCCCCTCGTTCGTCGCTGCGGACGCCACCGATCAGTTGCCGAAAGAACGCCGCCAGTTCTTCATCCCCACGGCACGAGACGGGGAATCTTCGCTTTACGGTTCGCAATTCGAGATCAGGTTGCGCAACCAGCTGACACAACGCGCTATCGCGCGGGAGTGCGCAGACTGGGTGCGCCGCAAGGTCCGATTCCGCTCCAACCGGACCGGAGCGCCGATGCAACAGTTCGCAGTCATTGATGACCGCGTTGCCTACCAACCAATCCAAGGATTCACGTCGGCTGACCTCGGCTATGAACGCGGAAACGCAGTCTCCAACATCGTCACCAAACTGGACGAATCTCCAATGGCGACACAGTATGTCGCGCTCTTCGAGCAGATCTGGAACAACCCGAATCAGCTTGAAGATGTGACCCAGTCGGTGCACGACCACATCGCAAGCGTGTACGCGGAGAACTCGCCGGCCCGGATCTACTTCGTGGTTCTCTACAACCTGTTCTCTGAGTTCCTCGAAGACATCAGCGAGGACGTTCTGCCCAATGATCGCACCGGGTATCAAGAAACACAGGTCTGGAACAGCCTCTACAACTTCCAACGTGACGCCGCAACCGGAATCATCAACAAGTTGGAAACCTACAACGGCTGCATCCTCGCCGACAGCGTCGGCCTGGGCAAGACGTTCACCGCGCTTGCGGTCATCAAGTACTACGAGCTGCGCAACAAATCCGTTCTCGTCCTTGCGCCGAAAAAGCTCGCCGAAAACTGGACCAACTACAACGCCAACCTGACCACCAACATCTTCGCCGGCGACCGCTTCAACTACGACGTTCTTGCCCACACCGACCTCTCCCGCACCAAGGGTGAATCTCTAGGATTGCGGCTCGACCGAATCAACTGGGGTAACTACGATCTCGTCGTCATCGACGAGTCCCATAACTTCCGCAACGCCGACTACGCCGAAGAGAAGGAGTCGCGCTACCAACGGCTCATGCGCCAAGTCATCCGCGAAGGCGTCAAAACCAAAGTCCTCATGCTGTCGGCGACCCCGGTCAACAACCGCTTCAACGACCTCAAGAACCAACTCCAACTCGCCTACGAAGGTGAATCCGACAACCTCGCTCAACAGCTCAACCTATCCACCACGGTCGATAAGGTCTTCAGCGACGCACAGCGCGTGTTCAACGAGTGGTCCAAACTTCCCCCCGAGACACGCACCGCCGACCGAATCCTACAGATGCTCGACTTCGACTTCTTCGAACTCCTCGACGCGGTCACAATTGCCCGTTCCCGCAAGCACATCCAGGCGTTCTACGACACCACCGAGATCGGCACATTCCCCAAACGTCGCCACCCCGAGTCGATCAGGCAGCCGCTCTCCGATCTCCCCGACGTGCCAGCCTTCAATGACATCTTCGCCCAGCTCCAGGTGCTGACCTTGGCGGTATACACGCCGCTCGCCTACGTCTTCCCCAGCCGAATCAGCAAGTACGAAGAGCTGTACAACGTCAAGGGCGGTACTGCACGCTCCAACATCGGACAACGCGGACGTGAGCAGGGCCTGAAGAAGCTCATGACCGTCAACCTGCTCAAGCGCCTGGAAAGCTCCGTGGAGGCGTTCCGTCTCACCCTCTCCAAAATCGAAGCAGCAGTTGACCGCACCCTCGACCGACTCGATTCGCGAACCGGATCTCTCACGGGGATTAACGTCGACTTCGCCGGACTCGACCTGGACGTCGACGACGAAGACGACGCCAACGTCGAAGCCCTCTCCTTCGGAGAGAAGATCAAGATCGACCTCAACGACATCGATACGGAATCCTGGCAACGTGACCTGGCTAACGACCGCGAGACCTTACGCGCACTCCTAGAAGAGATGCACAAGGTCACCCCGGCCCACGACCTGAAACTCCAGAAGCTCAAACGCCTCATCGAGGACAAATCTGCAAACCCTTTCAACCCCGGGAATCGCAAGGCTCTGGTCTTTTCCGCATTCGCCGACACAGCCGACTACCTCTACCGCGAGCTCGCGCCATCATTTCGTGGGGCCGGGATACAGACCGCACTGGTCACCGGTGGTGCCCACGCCGCGAAAACGACCTTGGGTACAGGCTATGACTTCCAGCAGGCCCTGACACTCTTCTCGCCGCGATCCAAGCAACGTCACCTCACCATGCCCAAAGAGACAGCCGAGCTGGACCTGTTGATCGGTACCGACGTGATCAGTGAAGGCCAGAATCTTCAGGATTGCGACTACCTCGTCAACTACGACATCCATTGGAACCCCGTCAGGATCATCCAACGATTCGGCCGGATCGACCGCATCGGTTCGACCAACGCCGAGATCCAACTCGTGAACTTTTGGCCGGACATCTCCCTGGACGAGTACATCAATCTCAAGGAGCGCGTCGAAAGCCGAATGGTGATCGCCGATCTCGCCGGAACCGCTGACGATAACGTTCTCACCCTTGAGGACAGTGACGCACTATTCCGCAAAGAGCAGCTCCGAAAGCTCCAGGACGAAGTGATCGAACTGGAAGACGTCCGAACCGGTGTTTCCATCACCGACCTCGGGCTCAATGACTTTCGAATGGACCTGCTCGGCTATCTCAAGGAATACGGCGACCTCGCCGCGGCCCCGAAGGGGCTACACGCAGTGATTCCCGCCGACCCAGCCAGAGGTCTCCTTCCGGGCGTGCTTTTCGCCCTCCGCAACATCAACGCCGACGACAACATCAACCGCGGCAATCGCCTTCACCCCCACTACCTCGTATACCTCGACAACGAGGGCAATATCATCGCCGACCACACCGAGGCCAAACACCTGCTCGACTTGATCCGTACGGGATGTCGCCCCTACGACGAGCCGGTTACCGACGTCACCCACATCTTCAACGACACCACACGCGAGGGCGCAGAAATGGGCACCTACTCAGAACTGCTCACCGCCGCAATCCATTCGATGATCCAAGTCACCGAAGAACGTGACATCGACAGCCTCTTCACCGGCGGTGCCACCACAGCGCTAACCCAAGCGATCGCCGGTCTCGACGACTTCGAACTGATCGCCTTCATCGCTGTCGTCGATCCCAGCAAGGGAGCGACGTGA
- a CDS encoding site-specific integrase: MDLYFADWQGVERLGLAAIELPRTRTVANGTPVIVDSAMRPVEPLCTFLRLYSENISHNSAYAYALDTLRFTRFLAKNNTDVLTADRADLLAYRKHRLASGLSTRSWSRELVVIRTLFKYLFETGQRKDLPWIRVGSRSLVTPKTTKTELDVRALSHEQWTAFRNIGMGGELPSGEFDPSYRGRSTVRNTCAAELALTTGMRLNEWRTLLDIEVPQNDRGVSLALAACAKNGRFRRVYVPVSTVEMVNLYRETERKSTVRRAQSLLRKRLPSMAIAEEIDTSAGRITYSYQGCRHRAKIVDIPVGIRSILVKQGPDGWVQPLSLFLGKMGRPPCARRWHQYFREANERLAAFDFGPPRMPSAVTTHDLRHTFAVVMLRGLQENAATIEATRPRTGTGTISEHIVHNPLLTLQRLLGHASPSTTMIYLRYIDESDELIQRAFESWADSERDYASYVMEQIGQEEHRDESA; the protein is encoded by the coding sequence GTGGACCTGTACTTTGCAGACTGGCAGGGTGTCGAGAGGCTTGGCCTCGCGGCCATTGAACTACCGCGCACTCGGACGGTCGCGAACGGAACGCCGGTCATCGTCGACTCGGCGATGCGGCCTGTTGAGCCTCTGTGCACGTTTCTTCGGTTGTACTCCGAGAACATCTCACACAACTCGGCCTACGCGTATGCCCTTGATACTCTTCGCTTTACCCGGTTCCTCGCGAAGAACAACACAGATGTGTTGACCGCCGACCGTGCCGATCTCCTCGCCTACCGCAAACACCGCCTCGCCTCAGGCCTGTCCACACGGTCATGGTCCCGGGAGCTGGTAGTGATCCGAACGCTCTTCAAGTACCTGTTCGAAACGGGCCAGCGGAAAGACCTACCTTGGATTCGGGTCGGGAGCAGATCCCTTGTCACACCGAAGACCACGAAGACCGAACTCGACGTCAGAGCACTCTCGCACGAGCAATGGACCGCCTTTAGGAACATCGGCATGGGCGGCGAGCTACCTTCCGGAGAATTCGATCCGAGCTACCGCGGCCGCTCCACAGTCAGAAACACCTGCGCCGCCGAGCTCGCATTGACCACGGGGATGCGATTGAACGAGTGGCGAACTCTCCTTGACATCGAAGTACCGCAAAACGATCGCGGTGTCAGCCTTGCGCTCGCCGCCTGCGCGAAGAACGGGCGATTCCGGCGCGTCTACGTGCCGGTATCGACCGTCGAGATGGTCAACCTGTACCGCGAAACAGAACGCAAGTCGACCGTTCGACGCGCGCAGAGTCTGCTCAGGAAACGACTTCCTTCCATGGCGATCGCAGAAGAAATCGACACGAGCGCAGGGAGAATCACGTACTCCTATCAGGGATGCCGTCATCGAGCAAAGATCGTCGATATACCAGTCGGAATCCGCAGCATCCTCGTGAAGCAAGGACCGGATGGGTGGGTTCAACCGCTATCGCTCTTCCTCGGAAAGATGGGAAGGCCACCTTGTGCCCGTAGATGGCATCAGTACTTCCGTGAAGCCAATGAGCGCCTGGCCGCCTTCGATTTTGGGCCGCCGAGGATGCCGTCGGCGGTAACGACGCACGACCTTCGACACACATTCGCCGTCGTGATGCTCCGTGGGTTGCAGGAGAACGCAGCGACAATCGAGGCGACACGACCCCGCACGGGAACGGGAACCATCAGTGAGCACATCGTTCACAACCCCTTGCTGACGTTGCAGCGGCTGCTCGGTCACGCCAGCCCTTCGACGACGATGATCTACCTCCGCTACATCGACGAGTCCGACGAACTGATTCAACGCGCCTTCGAGTCGTGGGCCGACAGCGAACGAGACTATGCGAGCTATGTCATGGAGCAGATCGGCCAAGAAGAGCATCGCGATGAATCCGCCTGA
- a CDS encoding helix-turn-helix domain-containing protein: protein MSEPWLSADDIASHLGVTKDTVYTWIADKGMPAHKVGRLWKFQSTEVDDWVRSGGAATDDIGEG, encoded by the coding sequence TTGTCTGAGCCGTGGCTGTCGGCAGACGACATTGCTTCCCACCTGGGCGTCACCAAGGACACCGTTTACACCTGGATCGCCGACAAAGGAATGCCGGCGCACAAGGTGGGCCGGCTGTGGAAGTTCCAATCCACTGAGGTCGACGACTGGGTCCGGAGCGGGGGCGCGGCGACCGACGACATTGGCGAGGGCTGA
- a CDS encoding IS481 family transposase, with translation MVHANASLTPRGRLRLAQAVVDQGWSLRRAAERFQCSVATAKKWADRYRDGGEAAMVDRPSRPHRSPLRLPKRRERRIVNLRFTRRWGPHRIAAYLHLPRSTVEAVLRRYRMPLLRHLDQNTGLPVRRPKPRRYEHPAPGDLVHVDVKKLGRIPDGGGHRKLGRQAGRRNRCGMGYTFLHHAVDDHSRLAYSEDLTDERKETAAGFWKRANAFFADHGITVKRVLTDNGSCYRSKNFAEALGPDITHKRTRPYRPQTNGKVERFNRTLTTEWAYAQTYRSEAERAGTYQHWLHHYNHHRPHTGIGGMTPIERLRVHNLPVKNS, from the coding sequence ATGGTCCACGCTAATGCTTCGTTGACTCCTCGTGGGCGGTTGCGGCTTGCGCAGGCGGTTGTTGATCAGGGCTGGAGTTTGCGGCGCGCGGCTGAGCGGTTCCAATGTTCGGTGGCCACAGCCAAGAAATGGGCCGACCGTTATCGCGACGGTGGCGAAGCAGCGATGGTAGACCGGCCCAGCCGGCCGCATCGCAGTCCGTTGCGGTTGCCGAAACGACGTGAGCGGCGCATCGTCAACCTGCGCTTCACCCGGCGCTGGGGCCCACATCGCATCGCCGCTTACCTGCACCTGCCACGCTCGACCGTTGAGGCGGTGCTGCGCCGCTACCGGATGCCATTGCTGCGGCACCTGGACCAAAACACCGGGTTACCGGTACGCCGGCCCAAACCCCGCCGCTATGAGCACCCGGCTCCCGGCGACTTGGTCCATGTCGACGTCAAGAAACTGGGCCGCATCCCCGACGGGGGCGGCCATCGCAAGCTGGGTCGCCAAGCCGGCCGGCGCAACCGCTGCGGCATGGGATACACGTTCTTGCACCACGCCGTTGATGACCACTCCCGGCTGGCCTACTCCGAGGACCTCACCGACGAACGCAAAGAAACCGCCGCGGGATTCTGGAAACGCGCCAACGCGTTCTTCGCCGACCACGGCATCACCGTCAAACGAGTGTTGACCGACAATGGATCCTGTTACCGGTCAAAGAATTTCGCTGAAGCGCTCGGCCCCGACATCACCCACAAGAGGACCCGGCCCTACCGGCCACAGACCAACGGCAAAGTCGAGCGATTCAACCGCACCCTGACCACCGAATGGGCCTATGCGCAGACCTACCGCTCTGAGGCCGAACGCGCCGGAACCTACCAGCACTGGCTGCATCACTACAATCACCACCGACCCCACACCGGCATCGGCGGAATGACACCAATCGAGCGCCTACGCGTTCACAACCTACCCGTGAAGAACAGCTAG